ctgcgaagattgcgccggtcgtcctgccagcccctgcaggcggcgtggtcgtcgctgatgTATTGTCTtctatatacggcgcggtggcgttcagtgggccctgcggactagggtcctgcatgcaccagcggTAGCGGTAGCGGGACGCGCGCggcccggaccccctggtcagagtgcgggcgtgcacactaggaggtccgggggacacgcggaggtcccggactcctcgggggggaggtccgggggactCCGTCCGTGCGTGCTGAGCGCCCCTTTCtgaaggacacgtgacgtcgccggaccccttcctcagCGGGAGACAGGTCCGGTGGTCGGTgtaggcagaatagtaacgggagcagtgcagagcctgtcttgtctcgcgtcgcaggtccaacagtgctgctacagcacccgggatggcggagcggtgaccggagtcagcggatgggaccccggtcacatctactgtgggaatggcggcccggcgccgcctgtcctgggtgccgtggtggagtggctggcctttaatgcattcgtacgacgggcgggtgagcggcagggccgtttgtcccttatgccgagaggtggcctcgagcgaggcggagatgttttgttcgctcgagggtaggttcgctaccctcgagcgagtcggagatgcggggcgcagtcgaggggtctcgacggggaccctcgagcgaggcggagaccgtcccacgggttcgagggggatgcgaatgggccgcacgctgggcttctttgagtcctttcctttcttctggATGTGAAGCAGgctgtgggccttcgtgggctcagtcgtttaacatgtgtttgcgttttaaggcgatcttagtaccccgattagggtgtccctaatcgtggtacccgacaaaaCTCATTTTCTTGTAAAAGAAATTAGAGGTATGAACACAAAGGTACATATATCCTCCTCTGTTACTTACTGTAGGAATAAGAATTTATCCTAAGAATAAAGTTGTCCTAGGAAAATCAAGGTATGAACACAAAGGTACGTATTTAGCTATTTTCATGTTTAATTCATATATTAGATAGTGCATTGCACATACGCAAAAAACATGCCTAGAAAATATCTAGAAAAGTGCTTAAGCCCGTGTAGGCTCTTGGTGGAGGGGCACACCATAGAAACCGCTATTTTTAACATTATCTGCCAGGCTGTTAATAGTAACTCAATATTTCAAAtggtatttttttataaaattgtcTATTAGGTCATTATTTGAACCGTACCTAgttatttcagattttttttctaaaaaaactccACCGGTACCTGCAAAATATTTCAGATGTTGTTTCATAAAATTTCTTGTTATATGTCCATGATGGCCCTACAAAattatttgaatttttcatagtCACTGTAGATCACAAATTGATTGGGAATTCATAATATAttaatttttgttgttttttatCTTATCCGTTAAGTTGAGTTTTATACCGAGACTTTATGGATGTGCATATTATGTACATTCCAATTTATAGTACGATACGGAAAGGGACATACCCATTTATAGTAAAATGcaaaaatgtttttttatacCTTTTCAAACCAGTAAAAAAGATCCCACACCATTATGATATATGTATATTAACTACTAAATATTAACTATATCTACAAAGTTTTCAAACATTATATAAAATTGTTATTAGAGTTAGAAATTGATATGATATGTCCttctataaaattttattggcAAACTAGTGTAATTAGAAAAAATGATGAAGACAAATAATTTAAAATACATTTTTCACTGATATTGTCCATATTTTGTTGATCACAAATTTGATAGATGTAGACCCGCAGCTGTTACAAAATTTATCCCAATTCAAGATAAAAATATAAGATAGGACATATTATTAGTGACCGTCAAACGTGTCTGTACATTGCGATGGTTGAAGATCCTGTATGGATCGCATATCAAATCTATTTTACTTATAGGcaaaaaattgataaaaaatCGCAAATCAAATCTATTTTAGATTATAGGAAAAAATGATTAAAAAAAGTACGCCAGGTGCATATATCATGCACAGGATGATTGATTGTTCTTGAATTTGGTAAGATTGCTGAGCATGTGTACCACAAGCTAGACCTCACGATCCACCATTTGTGCCTCTGTTCGGCGACGCGATGGCGATTAGCCCTCCCCTTATGTTGGCCGTCGAAACGCTGGACTGTCGAGGTGGTTTTAAACAGGATGACTAAATCTACTGTAGTCTGTCAGTTTAACCTTTGTGACAGAGCTGCGCGAAGTCGCGAACAGAGCATTCCTCTGCCCCTCCAAAACAAGCCTGTTCCccctcccgccggcggcgagcggagcggagaggagagagatgacggtggcggcggggctggGGTACGCGCTCATCGCGCTGGGCCCCGCCCTCTCCCTCTTCGCTGGCGTCGTCGCCAGGAAGCCCTTCCTCGTCCTCACCCTCCTCTCCaggtctccccccccccccccccccaagcctCGCCTGTTTCTTCATCTCCTTCCTTTGCGTTTGGAACTTTGGATCAGGCCGTTCGTTGAGCGCTGGTAGAGTCGAACAGCTTGTTCGTCGAGATGGGAGGCATTTGATTGAGGCGTTCGGGGATTTTTAAGGGGAAGCCCCGCTCCGGCAATTTGTTTAGTCAAGCTAGGGTTTACGGATTCTGTTCTTTTTGATTGGTTGATTGATTCAGTGCTCGCGACCTCGATCCGGATACTGCTAGTTATAGTCAGCTCACATGGCGTGTTTTGCGCAGTGTTTGGAGCCCTCGATTTACCTTCTCTGTTCGCATAACCTGTGAATCTGGTTTGTATAGACGTGGAATTCAGACCCGAAAACTTGACTATCCTGCATATGACACTCTCCATAGGCCCTAGGTTAGGTGGAGACTCAGAGCGTGCTGAGTGTCAGGGCCTGTGTTTACTGCCTTGCCAGAGTTCCTTGCTATCCGCTTTCTTGGTTTTCAGTATTCACCTAATTTACATTGGAGATGTCAAATACATAAAGGCTCAGTGCTTGCTGATATCAAAGAAAATTGATTACTTTGAAGAAAATATGAGTCAACTCGATCCACTATGTCTGATGAGCAGTTTACAAATTTGTCAAAGGAATCTAGAAACCATTTTCCTCTCTATCCATGTTGGCTTCAGGCCTTGATGGCACTAGGCCACTAGGGTGAGTGCCCTGTTTCCCAGCATTGGTACCATATGTTCTTTAGTGTAGTGTCTGAGCCTAAAATACTAAAGTCTACTGTATGTTTTCTTATAAACTTCGAAATGGAAGGATATTCTCATGATTTAAATCCTAACTTTTGCCTTATATTTTTCGTTCAGCACCTTGTTTTGGCTTATAAGTTTGATAGTCCTCTCGGGAATATGGAGGGGATTTCTTCCTATAAAATCTGGAACTTGGTGGGCATATGCAATTCTGATCATTTCATCTGTTGCCTTGCAAGAAGGCACTCGTCTTGTGTTTTGGAGGCTTTACAAGTAGGTAAACCATAATAGAAGTTGATGTtctcttatttatttatttatgataGTTAGTGTTCTTATGTGCTGTGGTTGTGTAAACAATGTTTCCAGGAAAATGGAAGAGATGCTAGATGCCTTTGCAGATAGAATTTCTAAGCCACGTCTTAGTTTGACAGACAAGATGCTAATTTCTTTAGGTAATTTATTGTGATACAAGATTAAAATTATCTTTTGTGGTTCAAGGAGGACCAAATGTTTCCTTGCTTAGCAATTTATATAAGTTAGAGTGAAATGAATGTGCAATCTTTAAATTTGTCAAGGAGTGTCATCTAGGTCCATGAACACGAGAATTGCTTGTAAGCGTCCATAAACTTGTTAAAATGCGTCATCTAGGTGCAAAGTACCCAAAATACATCCATGATAAAAAAAAaacgcggcgggggggggggggggggggggggggggttgactGAAACTGTGGGGGAGTTCCCCACAGCAAATGCATTAAATAAAAGATATACAAGTTTGCGGGATACTTACAGggggggaggagaggaaggggagaaaaaaaattacaaaacagGGATTACATGATTGAATCTATCCATTGTGCAATTGTGGGTCTATCTATTTCTCTAACTCTCAAGCGTTGGAGATGAGCCTGCTGCTTGAAGTTATGGAGccattcaccgtgttcggcGGCTAGCTTCcgggctgcagcagcagcagccagcagccgccAGCAGCCTAGCAGcgagcagccagcagcagcagccgcgagCAGCCCAGAAGCTAGCCGCCGAACACGGTTATTGTTGCAAGGTTGGGCTGGcactgtaaattttttttgcattcgTAGGTTCCAAAGCTCCCAGGAAGCTATGAGGAATATTTCCAAGAAGAAAGGCAGTGCATGTGACTGCCTAGCAGCTAGCAACCTGTCACATAATCCAAGTGTATTTGACCAATTGATTCCAAGTTTGTTCCAGCAAGCAGTGGCAAAGGGACAAGAGAAGAATAGGTGATCAGCATCTTCCTGGGTTGCAGAGGTGCACATGACACAAAAAGCATTAGGCTGCACATTAAAATGTCTTCTGACGAGCATGCTCTTTGTGTTAAGTCTATCCACCAGCATGAGCCAAGCAAAGAACTTGATTCTTGGGGTACATTTGGATTTCCACAGAAGCCTATAGATTGGTGAAGCTTGTAGATTCTGATAGACAGAGTGCCAGAGTGGTAATATCGACAGGATGTATAAACCTGATTACCCCAAATTAAAGTCCAAGTATCCATGGAAATTGCATTATAGGGGAAGGACGCTAGATCATATTGTAGATAGATCAGTTCCTCCATGGCTGGAATAGATAAAGGCAGGTGAAAGAGTGAATCCAGATCTTCAGCCCCCATGATCTCTTTGACAGAAATGTTTCTGTTCTTAGTGAAAGAGAAGATGATAGGATACTTTGAGGCAAGTATCTCATCAGTCCATAAGTCTTCCCAAAAGGTAATAGTGGAACCATCTCCAATTGTACATTTAGCTATGCCTCTGTATAGTGTATTTAGTCTGAGTACATCTTTCCACCAGAAAGATCCAACTTCACTGGAAGCATGGGGGACTTTCCGCAAATAGCACTTATTCCAAATCATGTTCGCCCAGGGTATGTCTTTCTTGGCATAGAACTTGTGAAGGTGTTTCAAGAGGAGAGCGTCATTTTGTAACCTGAGATTTATGACACCCAGACCTCCTTTGGATTTCGGTTTTTGGACCATATGCCAGGCAGCTAAATTCCCTCCTTTTTTAGTGGCATCATTGCCTCTCCAAAGGCATTGTCTTCGTATTCTGTCAATATTCTCAATAACTCCTACTGGAAGCTTGATCGAGCACATGGCATATGTAGTGATGGGTGAAATGGCTGAGTTGATCATTTGCAAACGTCCTGAGTAGGAGAGAGAGTTGGAGCAGGAGACAAGTTTTCTTTCTACTCTATCCATCAAGGGGGTGAGGTCTTCCATCTTTGGTTTTGTGGTTCCCATGGGCAATCCCAAGTAGGTGAAGGGCATTGTAGCCACTTGACAGCCAAAAGCAGAGGCCAGTTCATCCATTTTGCTGTTCAAAACATTAATAGGAATCATAGATGATTTGTGGTAATTGACTTTTAAACCAGTAGACTCAGTGAATTGTGCAAGTAGCTGCTTGAGGTGTACAACCTGGTTGATGTCTGCTTGCATGATTAAAATTGTGTCATCAGCATATTGTACCACTGGAAAATCATTGTTATAATATGGGATTGGGGCATGCAAGAGGCCATTCTGCATAGCATCATTCACAATATATTGCAGCAATTCAGCAGCCAACACAAACAGTAAAGGGGATAAGGGGTCCCCCTGTCGAactcctctcttgcatttaaACTGTTTACCAGGTGTGCCATTTAGAAGAATTGAAGAGAATCCAGAGGAGAAGATCATGGAGATCCATTTTAACCACTTATCTGGGAAACCCATTTGCCTCATGATATGTAGAATTGCACAATGCTCGACTGAATCAAAAGCTTTTTGCAAAATCTAGCTTGAGAATAATAATCTCCCTTTTGCTGTGATGGCACTGATGAATGTATTCGAAACACCAAGCAATACAATCTTGAATGGTCCTGCCTTTAATAAAACCATACTGGTTATGATGAAGCAACTGAATAATCACCTGTTGTAATCTATCAGCTAAGATTTTTGTGAGGAGTTTAATGCTGCAGTTCAGGAGAGAGATTAGTCGAAAATCATTTACTGTTTCAGGGTTGTTGACCTTTGGAATCAGAGTAATGTAGGAAACATTAATACTTTCCAAgttgacaacacaatcaaagaaaTCCTGACAGAGATTGTAGAAATCGGACTTTATCAAAGGCCaacattttttcaaaaaaagaccATTGAAACCATCCGGGCCAGGAGCCTTATCAATTGGCATGTGCTTCACTATTTGGTCTATTTCTTCAGTTGTGAAAGGTGACACTAAGGACCCCACCGTTTTTCATTAGGTGGAAGCAACACGGCTTCTCCCGGCCGCggaaaaacccccgaaccctggacatgcccgagagggccaagccttgcggcgagcacagcgaggggatTTATTTACCCACGGGTGGAAATTCGTCCCACCTGGGATTCGAACTCGCAGCCTCGTGGGGGCGACCATACCTCAGCTCCTCTAACCAACTAGACTAGAGGAGCTTTTGTAATACATCCATGATTTTGATCTGTCATTATAAGATATCCACGTTGATATGCCACATCACCACATCAGCAACCATAGGGGTAGTTTGGGGCAGTTTGAACCTGGATGACACATTGAACAAGGACTCgaatatgcattttcaaagttcatggatCTAGATGAAATTTCATGAAAAATTTAAGAACTGCCCGTGTGCATTTCACTCTATAAATTAATTTTCTGCTGCTGCCTTGTATTTTTCCCAGAGTTTTCAATTAAAAAGAATATATACATATTGTAGTTACACTTGTTTATTTGCCAAATTATGCCCTGTTCTGTTGAAGAGCCAACATTGCAGATTCTTTTTTTCGTAGAAAGAAATGCATGCCATGTTATTTATAATCCTCCAGCATATTATTTTCTTCTAATTTTCTGGTGGCTAATTCCAACAAGGTTACATTGTTACACAGGCTTATAAATGCTTGCCAGTGCTGTAACATTTGTGGTCATAACAAAGCAAACACGGTTTCTCTTCTTCTCCATTGTTGATTTCACACTAGAAATCCTTAAAAACTTAGACTTGCCTTGCATTACTAAATCAGCTGAATAATTTGAATCCGACGATGTACATTTGCTTACTGATTGGTTGCAGCATTGTTTTTTTTGCTTTCCCTTCTATAATTCTAGGATGGCACAAACTATAATTCCTTCTGCTCATTCACTTCTGTTTGAAAATGTTTGTGCAGCTGGCGGTTTAGGTCATGGAGTAGCTCATGCAGTCTTTTTCTGTCTCAGCCTTCTGACTCCAGCATTTGGTCAAGCCACATTTTATGTTGAAAGGTGTTCAAAGATGCCGTTTTTCCTTGCATCAGGCAAGTGTTTCCCGTTCTTCCTAATATGAATTTTCACCAAGGAAGGGAATATAAGAATTCCTTCTAGTAGGAAAAACACATTTGTAAAATGTTTATTCCAGCTTTGATGCTCAATTTTATGTCATGTTggcagtatttttttttctcccatATCCTTGATGCATTTGATTCGAATTGCAATGTTTTGAGTTTGCTTTGCATTAAATTCACTGTTATCTGTATGTGCTATTTTCCAGCCCTTATTGCACTTGGATTCTTGGTCATCCATACATTCTCAATGATCATCGCTTTTAATGCATAcggtgaaagaaagaaaagtgacCAAATCTTTGTCCCAGTTGTTCATTTGACTGCTGCTGTAATGGTAAGAACTCGTTCTTGTTTAGTTCTTGTTGAGCTGATTGTCACATTTTTTTTAGATCGAGTACTTTGTTAGTTTGTCACTTAATAAATGTGAATAATGCGTGAACAAGTTTACCTTTGTTATTATTTTCATGCGTTTGTGTATagcatttatttttttatactaACCCCAACATAGGAAGCAGTGACCATGAATCCAGTAGCAGGTTTTAATATTGTTCTACCTATGTTGGGTCCTTCCAATTTACCTTTTCTTATTAAGAACTTGCATTGATAGAGTTATATTACATAAATTTCTAACTTTCAAAAGGAGTTATGCTCCATAAATCAATATGATGTTTTGAATTGATGGAAGTTGAATGCAAAATACCAAAAGTTTGGTAGTCAACTAAAGTAACATGAAACAAATGTGGAATCTCTGGTTCCTTTATGACAATGTTTAAACTTGAACTGAATTGTCTGCCCTGAAACCTTAGTAAAGTGCGCAATAGTACCATGCTGGTTTAAACTGAGTAGTTTTATTCATTTATACATAGGCCAAGTGAAATTTATGCTCTGTATGATTTCATTGCTTTTGTCCGTGACCGTGACAATGCACTGTGAACTTGTGCCTGACGTTATTTTACCATGGTGCTCATTGCAGACACTTGTCAACCTCGCCCCAGGGGGTTGCCTCATCGGTACTCCTCTGTTGTTGGTCACGGCTGCACTGACCTTGCCGTACTGCTGGCGAGTGGCATGCCGGAGACTAACCGAGCATCAGCATCGGCAGCTGAACAACAACTAGCTCTTGCCAGTGTTCCTCGCATCATGTAATTTCCCCATGTGTGTTTGCCTTAATCTTCTCATGCGTATAACAGAGAAAACTCAGGCTGACAGGATGTGAGTGGTGTCTTGTAGTTTAGGCAAGAGGGTTTACCAGAGTTGCGCTCAGTTAAAGACGCTAGATTCTGTCTGTACTACGCTCTAGATAGCGTCCTGAACAACAGATGTCTTCTGAGCCAAgctgtgtttagatgcgaaaaatttgtgaaaagtgAAGCTAAAAAGTACTGTAGTATTTTAtttgtatgtggtaaatattgtcctaccatggactaactaggctcaaaagattcatctcgcaacgtacattcAAACTATGCAATAAGTTGTTTTGTTTACCCACATCTAGTATTTCATGTATGtgtcatttgttatatttaatgtttcgatgtgacggaAAGTTTGGAAGAACTAAACACAGCTCCAGTGAAAATGCTGCACTATTGATAAATTGTACAACACTTCGGCCATCACTGTTTTGATCGTCAACATGACACCCTGAATATTGCTTTGTGATTTGTGAAGCTACTGCATTTCTTCGTTGGTTTTGGAGAACAATTCCACACGAATCCTGTGGTCTTGTTTGTTTGGATGCTTCTAGATCCTAAAATACATTTATTTCCGAGAAaagaatgggtgtaacttttcgcgatgaatctaacgacggtaattaatctatgattgacTATAGTAATGTGTTACAGTAACAATTCTCTAATCATACGGTTAAAGTCCTCATTAGACCAGTCTCAGTGAGAGTTTTATGGGCGCAGATACCTAGATTGAAAATTAGGTAACCATGCCAAATGAGTTTCATAGTGATAAAACTCTCATCACATCTATGAAACTCTAACATTCTCTCTCCTTACTATAtcaacaaaattaataatatttaatatcatgaaatttctCATGAAATCTCCATTGAGACTCGCCCTAGATTTCTCTCGTAAAGTAGTATAAAAATCTTATAAGctgtttatatttaatatcagtaattaatggtaaaagttcCATACCACAACTTTAATACCGGAGCCTGGGAAGTCAGTTGATGACAagtgacccgtggggcccgccAGGACAGGACAAAGCAGGAAGCCGACAGAGTTCCCGTGCAGTTCTGCCACTAACATGTGGGACCACTACTCCGCTGGCCCACGCGTCAGTGGCAGAGCTGCCCCTGATCCTTGTCTGCCTAGGACAGCGGAGCTGTCTTCTCTCTGCGACAGCGCACGAGCTCGACAGGAAACGCCCGCCTCCTCACCAGTTCGCCCCGGCCCGGTTTCGCTCCACACCCGATGGCCAACTTCCCCGCcactccggcggccgcggcagccaCCGGCCACCGCGTCTCGCCCTCGCCTCGCTCTTCCCCTTCCCTGCCGCGGAGGACGACCGTGCTGCCGTCGATCGGGGCCGCCGCAGGCCCCGCTGCTTCGTGGTCGtggaggggagcggcggcggtggccagggCCGCCACGGACCCCGACAAAGCCGGTGAGTGTGCCTTCCGATGAGCCCGGCTGTAGAGATAGCGTACTcgtgcatttttttttgttggttcTGCTCAGGTTTGTTCAAACACTGTAGCAATTTGCATCAGATTTCAGAAATGTGTCGCGGTGATTCGGTCGAGACCCTGTAGGTTTCGCATGCGGGTTGGGTTTCATTTCGTGTATGAGGTGGTGTCTTTTGTTACAGAATTCCTACTCTTCTCTGAAGTCGTAGGGGAGACTTGTCGTTGCT
This window of the Panicum virgatum strain AP13 chromosome 1K, P.virgatum_v5, whole genome shotgun sequence genome carries:
- the LOC120697428 gene encoding gamma-secretase subunit APH1-like, whose product is MTVAAGLGYALIALGPALSLFAGVVARKPFLVLTLLSSTLFWLISLIVLSGIWRGFLPIKSGTWWAYAILIISSVALQEGTRLVFWRLYKKMEEMLDAFADRISKPRLSLTDKMLISLAGGLGHGVAHAVFFCLSLLTPAFGQATFYVERCSKMPFFLASALIALGFLVIHTFSMIIAFNAYGERKKSDQIFVPVVHLTAAVMTLVNLAPGGCLIGTPLLLVTAALTLPYCWRVACRRLTEHQHRQLNNN